Proteins from a genomic interval of Rosa chinensis cultivar Old Blush chromosome 2, RchiOBHm-V2, whole genome shotgun sequence:
- the LOC112185008 gene encoding uncharacterized protein LOC112185008: MLVCFLILFLTQFFFFFWDMYRVKWSGSESLLIHSFGAVRQAKAKLELCAKVLRAEDLELLEKSVFITLCKLEKVFPPAFKFHVSKAIECWRKFHVSKAKEGKEEHWKSDKAKEIYDDLTERKNRVEEVFGEADDWEIYQKVIGGPSHGRVLGLGAGVKLKDYNSPNQTCNKPTCLEQKEDYERVKGQVESLTDKLDKLTQIVQSLLPNTSDNSKARNSHSVDNIATDSSAHHDEDGTDEDGDKDVADEYDANSS, encoded by the exons ATGCTTGTATGTTTTCTCATATTATTTCTtacacagttttttttttttttttgggatatgTATAGAGTGAAGTGGAGTGGATCGGAATCACTGTTGATTCATTCTTTCGGTGCGGTGCGGCAAGCAAAAGCAAAATTAG AGTTATGTGCTAAAGTATTGAGGGCAGAGGATTTGGAACTTCTTGAGAAAAGTGTGTTCATAACTCTTTGCAAGTTGGAAAAAGTATTCCCACCAGCATTTAAGTTCCATGTAAGTAAAGCAATAGAGTGTTGGAGGAAGTTCCATGTAAGTAAagcaaaggaaggaaaagaagaacattggaaaagtgacaaggCTAAGGAAATTTAT GATGATCTTACTGAAAGAAAGAATAGAGTGGAAGAAGTGTTTGGTGAAGCTGATGATTGGGAAATATATCAGAAAGTGATTGGTGGGCCTAGTCACGGTCGTGTACTTGGTTTAGGTGCTGGGGTGAAACTAAAAGATTACAATTCACCTAACCAAACTTGTAATAAGCCTACATGTTTGGAACAAAAAGAAGATTATGAAAGAGTGAAAGGCCAAGTTGAATCTCTGACAGATAAATTGGACAAGTTGACTCAAATTGTTCAAAGTTTGCTGCCTAATACCTCAGACAATTCTAAAGCAAGAAACTCACATTCTGTG GACAATATTGCAACAGATTCAAGTGCACaccatgatgaagatggtactGATGAAGATGGTGATAAAGATGTTGCTGATGAATATGATGCAAACTCTAGTTAA
- the LOC112188724 gene encoding protein DETOXIFICATION 40 — MGSSQDDTCQPLLQPISSSPSLTDKHDHSSSTELERILSDTDRPFLQRLKPALSIESKLLFFLAGPAVVVYLTNYVMFMSTQIFSGHLGNLELAAASLGNNGIQMFAYGLMLGMGSAVETLCGQAYGAQKYEMLGIYLQRSTILLTLVGFLLTLVYIFSEPALIFLGESPRIASAAAIYVYGLIPQIFAYAVNFPIQKFLQAQSIVTPSAYISAVTLAVHLLLSWVAVYKIGLGLLGVSLVLSLSWWITVVAQFVYIVKSERCRHTWSGFTWQAFTGLYGFFKLSVASAVMLCLETWYFQILVLLAGLLENPELALDSLSICTTISEWVFMISIGLNAAASVRVSNELGAGNPKSTAFSVIVVTTISFIISVIAAIVVLIFCDVISYAFTEGEVVAAAVSDLTPLLALTLLLNGIQPVLSGVAVGCGWQAFVAYVNVGCYYFVGVPLGALLGFYFNFGAKGIWLGMMAGTLMQTIILIWITVRADWKKEVEEAAKRLNKWDVKEPVKG; from the exons ATGGGTTCTTCCCAAGACGATACTTGCCAACCTCTCCTTCAACCCATTTCATCCTCCCCATCCTTAACAGATAAGCATGACCACTCGAGCAGCACTGAGCTGGAAAGAATATTATCCGACACAGATAGGCCGTTCTTGCAGCGTCTCAAACCTGCTCTATCGATCGAGTCGAAGCTCCTTTTCTTCCTCGCCGGTCCGGCAGTGGTCGTCTACTTGACCAACTACGTTATGTTCATGTCCACCCAAATCTTCTCCGGCCACCTTGGTAATCTTGAGCTCGCCGCTGCTTCTCTCGGAAACAATGGAATCCAAATGTTCGCCTATGGCCTCATG TTAGGCATGGGAAGTGCGGTGGAGACGCTATGTGGACAAGCATATGGAGCTCAAAAGTACGAAATGCTTGGCATATATCTACAAAGATCAACCATCCTCCTAACGTTGGTCGGTTTCCTCCTCACCTTGGTCTACATCTTCTCAGAACCAGCTCTAATCTTTCTCGGCGAGTCCCCGAGAATTGCCTCAGCCGCCGCCATTTACGTTTACGGCCTGATCCCTCAAATCTTTGCCTACGCCGTCAACTTCCCGATCCAGAAATTCCTCCAAGCTCAAAGCATAGTGACTCCAAGTGCATACATATCAGCAGTGACACTAGCCGTACACCTCTTGCTGAGCTGGGTGGCCGTGTACAagattgggcttgggcttctgggcgTGTCGCTGGTGCTCAGCCTGTCGTGGTGGATCACTGTGGTGGCGCAGTTTGTATACATCGTGAAAAGCGAGAGGTGCAGGCACACGTGGAGCGGTTTTACGTGGCAAGCGTTCACCGGGTTGTATGGATTCTTCAAATTATCGGTGGCGTCTGCAGTGATGCTTTGTTTAGAGACGTGGTATTTTCAGATTCTGGTTCTGCTGGCTGGCTTGCTGGAAAATCCTGAGTTGGCTCTTGACTCGCTCTCGATTTG CACGACTATATCAGAATGGGTGTTCATGATCTCAATCGGGTTAAATGCAGCTGCAAG TGTGCGAGTAAGCAATGAGCTTGGAGCCGGAAATCCCAAGTCCACAGCATTTTCTGTCATCGTGGTGACTACGATCTCCTTCATCATCTCCGTCATCGCAGCAATAGTTGTTCTTATTTTTTGTGATGTTATCAGCTACGCCTTCACGGAGGGTGAAGTCGTGGCCGCTGCTGTCTCAGATCTTACCCCTCTTCTTGCCCTCACCCTCCTCCTCAATGGAATTCAGCCAGTATTGTCCGGTGTTGCTGTTGGGTGTGGATGGCAAGCTTTTGTGGCGTATGTAAATGTGGGCTGTTATTACTTTGTTGGAGTACCACTTGGTGCCCTTCTTGGATTTTACTTCAACTTTGGCGCTAAG GGAATATGGTTAGGGATGATGGCGGGCACGTTGATGCAAACAATCATTCTAATATGGATCACTGTCCGAGCAGACTGGAAGAAGGAG GTGGAAGAGGCAGCCAAAAGGTTGAACAAGTGGGACGTGAAGGAACCCGTAAAAGGCTGA